The Morococcus cerebrosus sequence GGGAGCCGACGGAAGGGTGTTCGGTCATGTATTCGGATTCCTTGTGATGAGGTGGTTGGATGGTGGCTTTTCAGACGACCCGTCGGGGAAAGGTCGTCTGAAAACAGCTTACCAAGACAAGTAAAACATGGCTTTAGCGAAAAATACGATAAACAGCATATGGGAAAATACGACGGCGTGGATGTATTTGGACCAGCCGACGGTCAGGGTGTGCCGTGCCATTTTGACGACGGCGATAGCGAAATGGACGAGGACGCTGACTGCCAACAGGATTTTGAGGGTAAGGAGCGTACCGAATGAGGTGGCGAAGGGTTGGCTCAAAAAGGGCAGGTATCGGTTGAATACCATGACGATGCCGCTGATGAAAAGCGTAATGACGACGGGCGGCATAACGCGGACGGCGCGGTAGGACATGGCGCGTTCGACTTCTCGGCGCGATTCGCGTGAGACGCGGCCGGTGTGCATGACGGACAAAACCAGCATTTCGAAAAATACGCCGCCGACAAAGGCGATGGCGCAATAGAGGTGGATGATGTGGGCGATGGCGTAGAGACTCATGACCGTGTTCCAAGTGGGATATTCGGGTGAAATTGTATCATCAGTCGGACGTTTTCAGACGACCTCTTCTTCCAAATCGCCTTCGCGGGTTTCGCGCAGGTGTTCACGCAGGCGTTGGAGTTCGTGTTTGTCCAGCCACTTGCGGCGGCTGCGTTGCAGGAGGATGACGAGTGCGGAGATTTCGTTGCGCATATTGGTGCTGAGCCAGAGGAAGCCTTGCCATTCGTAATGGAGGCGGGCAGCGAGTTTGCCCAGCTCGGGATTGATGGAGGTGTCGATGCGGATGCGGCGGGCGTAGTGGCCTTTGATGAGGCGGACGGTCAGGCGCAGGTCGCGTTGGAGGCGGTTGAAATGGCGGTCGAGCAGGCGGATTTCGTGTTCGTTGAGGGTAGGGGCTTGCAGCTTGGCGGCGGTGGTGAGGAGCAGCTCGGTGGTGTTGACGATTTTGCGGTGGGCGTGCTGCATGGCTTCCATCATGGCGGGGCTGATGTGGCTTTCGCCTGATGTAGCAGCGAGGTGGCTGCGGCTTTTG is a genomic window containing:
- a CDS encoding CopD family copper resistance protein codes for the protein MSLYAIAHIIHLYCAIAFVGGVFFEMLVLSVMHTGRVSRESRREVERAMSYRAVRVMPPVVITLFISGIVMVFNRYLPFLSQPFATSFGTLLTLKILLAVSVLVHFAIAVVKMARHTLTVGWSKYIHAVVFSHMLFIVFFAKAMFYLSW